The Anaerolineales bacterium region TACCCAGAGTCCGTTACCGTTGTTGGTGAAGAGGATCAACTGTCCGCTGGGGGAAAGCTCGGGGGCGTAGAGACTGCCGAGGTCGCGCGTGAGGCGTTGCGTTTCATCCCCATTGACGTTGATCGAGTAGATTTCAAATCCGCTGTTGCGTTTGGCGGAGAAGTAAATCGTCTCGCCAGCGAGGGACGGGTAGAACGCGGTCGCGTCGAAGTCGGTGAGTTGGACGCGCCCTGTGCCGTCGGCGTTCATCAGGCAGATCTGGTCAATTTGTTTGACGTAACAGACGAAGACGATTTTTCCTTGCGGAGGCGGAGAGTTGCCGAAGTTTGGGATGGGAGAGGGGATGGAGGTGGGAGGAAGAAGCGTTGCTGTTGAGGATTGGAGAATTGGAGAATTAATTGTTGGGGTTTCGAGTATCGGCAGCAGAGTGGAGGTTGAGGATGGGATTGGCAAGTTTTGAACGATGTATACAAACCAAACGACAATGCCGCAGAGGACAAGTAGTCCGCAACCTAAACCGCCGAGGAGGAATTTGTCGAAGGTTGAGAAGAATCGTTTGGTTGAATCCATCGTGAGGTGGATTGTACTTGAAAAGGGCATGTCACCCTCCCGAAGGACATCGGGACGATGTGAGGGAGCGGTTGTTGCTACCGAAGGGTCTCAATTGTCATGGTAGAGATGCTTCGTC contains the following coding sequences:
- a CDS encoding DUF5050 domain-containing protein; the encoded protein is MPFSSTIHLTMDSTKRFFSTFDKFLLGGLGCGLLVLCGIVVWFVYIVQNLPIPSSTSTLLPILETPTINSPILQSSTATLLPPTSIPSPIPNFGNSPPPQGKIVFVCYVKQIDQICLMNADGTGRVQLTDFDATAFYPSLAGETIYFSAKRNSGFEIYSINVNGDETQRLTRDLGSLYAPELSPSGQLILFTNNGNGLWVMKPDGDNPRPLTDRDDIDPTWSPDGSMIAFASSRNGQRQLFVMNADGSNIRQVTNLNNMGGRSAWSPDGTRLAFYRGPAGDHNIYIINIDGTGLLQLTNGGDNLGPSWSPDGNWIAFTSFRDGNNEIYIIHPDGTGLTRLTNNSISDWQPRWGR